One stretch of Clavibacter michiganensis DNA includes these proteins:
- a CDS encoding TetR/AcrR family transcriptional regulator has translation MTSLASPRAPRKDAATNRQALVDAAVVALDRDPDASLETIAAAAGLSRRAVYGHFATRDDLVREVLQRGARRVVEALAGITHEDSRIHVALIGARLWAEVEQVRVMARVAVRGPLAREVGAELAPLRAELLRVVERGIASGELRDDIPAPTLARLIEGGALAVLDEATRSDIGRAEGHSLVILTSLALCGLDWRAAGELIAATPELREVTPRSTEAAS, from the coding sequence ATGACCTCCCTCGCCTCTCCGCGCGCGCCCCGCAAGGACGCCGCGACCAACCGCCAGGCCCTCGTCGACGCGGCCGTGGTCGCGCTCGACCGCGACCCGGACGCCTCCCTCGAGACCATCGCCGCCGCCGCCGGCCTCAGCCGCCGCGCGGTCTACGGCCACTTCGCCACGCGCGACGACCTGGTGCGCGAGGTGCTGCAGCGCGGCGCCCGGCGCGTGGTCGAGGCGCTCGCGGGGATCACGCACGAGGACAGCAGGATCCACGTCGCCCTCATCGGCGCGCGCCTCTGGGCCGAGGTCGAGCAGGTGCGCGTGATGGCCCGGGTCGCGGTCCGCGGGCCGCTGGCGCGCGAGGTCGGCGCCGAGCTGGCGCCGCTCCGGGCCGAGCTGCTGCGCGTCGTCGAGCGCGGCATCGCCTCGGGCGAGCTGCGCGACGACATCCCCGCGCCGACGCTCGCGCGCCTGATCGAGGGCGGCGCGCTCGCGGTGCTCGACGAGGCGACCCGCAGCGACATCGGCCGCGCCGAGGGGCACTCCCTCGTGATCCTCACCTCGCTCGCCCTCTGCGGCCTCGACTGGCGCGCGGCGGGCGAGCTCATCGCCGCCACCCCCGAGCTCCGCGAGGTCACGCCCCGCAGCACGGAGGCCGCGTCGTGA
- a CDS encoding AraC family transcriptional regulator has product MTTTLTPAGTRDPSHRPRTPHADTGASLAASLVVPSPTAASAPGVTADPATPDTSSLGTGSLSLVAGAGAAAMGMAADAAATSRGTATADPAPEDAHAEPAATVAPAAPADASTAPASAPADASTEPFLRAVMSGADIDEATASFGAVLEGIRFAPDRRTNSFSYRYAVLGGERVTLRTSRIAGTQWAESPQRPEHVVTWFLEGQVTVDRGSRAVTSRGQLPFLFPTGRPFQYQASATRQNCVHLDAGFLEQTATEFHHGPPRPLLFEHRNVPTAETAAVWRQAVAAAAPIITDPDASPLMRLEADLSLARATLRLFPWDDVEMPDELRAPRMAHIRVAVEYLHHNAHLPITPAEAAAAAGISTRVLQLALRRHHGQTPTEYLRGIRLRRVRAQLLDATPTTTTVRSVAEQWGFAHLGRFAASYAGVFGELPSETLRS; this is encoded by the coding sequence ATGACGACAACGCTGACCCCCGCCGGAACGAGGGATCCCTCGCACCGCCCGCGCACGCCGCACGCCGACACCGGAGCATCGCTCGCCGCGTCGCTCGTCGTGCCGTCGCCGACCGCCGCGTCCGCTCCGGGCGTCACCGCGGATCCCGCGACGCCCGACACCTCCTCGCTGGGCACCGGATCCCTCTCGCTCGTCGCCGGTGCCGGTGCCGCCGCCATGGGCATGGCCGCCGACGCGGCCGCGACCTCCCGCGGGACCGCGACCGCGGATCCCGCACCGGAGGACGCACATGCGGAGCCGGCCGCGACGGTCGCGCCCGCCGCGCCCGCCGATGCCTCGACCGCGCCCGCATCCGCCCCCGCCGACGCGTCCACCGAGCCCTTCCTCCGCGCCGTCATGTCCGGCGCCGACATCGACGAGGCCACCGCGAGCTTCGGCGCCGTCCTCGAGGGGATCCGCTTCGCCCCCGACCGCCGCACGAACTCCTTCTCCTACCGCTACGCGGTCCTCGGCGGCGAGCGCGTGACGCTGCGCACCTCGCGCATCGCCGGCACGCAGTGGGCCGAGAGCCCCCAGCGCCCGGAGCACGTGGTCACCTGGTTCCTCGAGGGGCAGGTCACGGTCGACCGCGGATCCCGTGCCGTCACCTCCCGCGGCCAGCTCCCCTTCCTCTTCCCCACCGGCCGCCCGTTCCAGTACCAGGCGAGCGCCACCCGGCAGAACTGCGTCCACCTCGACGCGGGCTTCCTCGAGCAGACGGCGACCGAGTTCCACCACGGCCCCCCGCGGCCGCTGCTGTTCGAGCACCGCAACGTGCCGACGGCCGAGACGGCCGCCGTCTGGCGGCAGGCGGTCGCCGCCGCGGCCCCGATCATCACGGATCCCGACGCCTCCCCCCTCATGCGCCTCGAGGCCGACCTGTCGCTGGCCCGCGCCACGCTCCGCCTGTTCCCGTGGGACGACGTGGAGATGCCGGACGAGCTGCGCGCGCCGCGCATGGCGCACATCCGCGTGGCCGTCGAGTACCTGCACCACAACGCGCACCTGCCGATCACGCCCGCCGAGGCCGCGGCCGCCGCCGGCATCTCCACGCGCGTGCTCCAGCTCGCCCTCCGCCGGCACCACGGCCAGACGCCCACCGAGTACCTGCGCGGGATCCGCCTGCGCCGCGTGCGCGCGCAGCTCCTGGACGCGACGCCCACCACCACGACCGTCCGCAGCGTCGCCGAGCAGTGGGGCTTCGCGCACCTCGGCCGGTTCGCGGCCTCCTACGCGGGCGTCTTCGGGGAGCTGCCGAGCGAGACCCTGCGGAGCTGA
- a CDS encoding MAC/perforin domain-containing protein, translating into MESTNTYLGYGFNIFGRLDLSSGVTEALVVSDGNVVTSPVEDAATIYSRAFSRREDVTEAFAASVGISGSGFAFEGEFSARYGSQSESTENSVYGLYELSLPKATTSLVNHGPGEHSRTFSTDPDVRQLPSRFDATTAERFYRVFQRYGTHFVSMIALGGKLSAYTVSTTSATVSQADAEASVTAQYDGLFSTSAEAHSAWSRVDKGWAASSLTRYTILGGQASIIASMPTGYGDDNGPAVAKWLDSVTGDDQAITDYKLTRISKLFDSEVAAAVDDALDAYFAALIHATVVGVTGFGTTISSSAVGLPNDTRATQPAYSFGALPDSTEPSWVWLLLFDPDTLESVLEADVPGARKTDHGKAYACVPGWEDVINADIDGVRARPGLENPVMVALIEYGQNLHAIPSALQNLSQDCFFDLQGAHSAEHQVMSFIGVPKSGSPAIVTTHFGGERGRSATSVGQYVDGKLAATDQDGDVLSPLAD; encoded by the coding sequence ATGGAATCGACGAACACCTATCTGGGATACGGCTTCAACATATTCGGGAGGCTGGATCTGAGCAGCGGCGTGACCGAGGCGCTGGTGGTGAGCGACGGGAACGTCGTCACGTCTCCGGTCGAGGACGCCGCGACGATCTACAGCCGGGCGTTCAGCCGGCGCGAGGACGTCACGGAGGCGTTCGCCGCGTCCGTGGGCATCTCTGGTTCGGGCTTCGCCTTCGAGGGGGAGTTCAGCGCGAGGTACGGCTCGCAGTCGGAGTCGACCGAGAACAGCGTCTACGGCCTCTACGAGCTGTCGCTGCCGAAGGCGACCACGTCGCTCGTCAACCACGGCCCGGGCGAGCATTCCCGCACCTTCTCCACGGATCCCGACGTCCGACAATTGCCGTCGCGATTCGACGCGACGACCGCCGAGCGCTTCTACCGGGTGTTCCAGCGCTACGGGACGCATTTCGTCTCGATGATCGCCCTCGGCGGCAAGCTCTCCGCCTACACGGTGAGCACGACGAGCGCGACGGTGTCGCAGGCCGATGCCGAGGCGTCGGTCACCGCCCAATACGACGGCTTGTTCTCCACGTCGGCCGAGGCGCATTCGGCCTGGAGCCGGGTCGACAAGGGCTGGGCCGCGAGCAGCCTCACGCGCTACACGATCCTGGGCGGCCAGGCGTCGATCATCGCGTCGATGCCCACGGGCTACGGCGACGACAACGGACCGGCCGTGGCGAAGTGGCTCGACTCCGTGACCGGCGACGATCAGGCCATCACCGACTACAAGCTCACGCGCATCAGCAAGCTGTTCGACAGCGAGGTCGCCGCGGCGGTCGACGACGCGCTCGACGCGTACTTCGCCGCGCTCATCCACGCCACCGTGGTGGGCGTCACCGGCTTCGGCACGACCATCTCCAGCTCCGCCGTCGGCCTCCCCAACGACACCCGGGCCACGCAGCCGGCCTACAGCTTCGGCGCGCTCCCGGACTCGACCGAGCCGTCGTGGGTGTGGTTGCTGCTCTTCGACCCCGACACGCTCGAGTCCGTCCTCGAGGCCGACGTCCCCGGAGCCCGGAAGACGGATCACGGCAAGGCGTACGCGTGCGTGCCGGGATGGGAGGACGTCATCAACGCGGACATCGACGGAGTGCGTGCCCGCCCCGGGCTCGAGAACCCGGTGATGGTGGCGTTGATCGAGTACGGGCAGAACCTGCACGCGATCCCGTCGGCGCTGCAGAACCTGAGCCAGGACTGCTTCTTCGACCTGCAGGGCGCGCACTCCGCGGAGCATCAGGTGATGTCCTTCATCGGCGTCCCCAAGTCGGGGTCGCCGGCCATCGTCACGACCCACTTCGGCGGTGAGCGGGGCAGGTCCGCCACGTCGGTGGGGCAGTACGTGGACGGCAAGCTGGCTGCCACGGACCAGGACGGGGACGTGCTCTCCCCGCTCGCGGACTAG
- a CDS encoding YhgE/Pip family protein: MRLIPLVRAELTRLTATTMSKIALVALVLVPVLYGGLYLWANQDPYSSLDKVPAALVVADQGATVDGKPVDYGTDVAKDVLDDASFDWHEVSSAEARTGLEDGTYDFTLTIPSGFSAALSSASGTDPQQARVVMATDDANSYLATTIAQQAGARITKSVASRVGTEAAGKLLLGLADVRSSLGDAASGAQQLVDGTASARSGADALADGNGKLATGADTLSSGLGQLRTGTAQLPAQTQKLATGADQVASGAATLSSGADDLSAGAAALTPGAQQVASGARQVADGNAQIAALGSTASQGADDLASRIPAIRTAIVDRMTAAGIPQDQIDQDLKDLDGLGTGITQAAAKTDGLSAQLTKLAAGSEQVAQGSAQVADGAGKLQTGSAALAQGAGTLASGSRQVADGADALAKASPALADGIAKAADGSATLATGAHSAADGATQLATGLGTLQDGTTKLRDGLDSGLDQIPASTEAQRGAQADTIGDPVALRQDAVTQAGEYGAGLAPFFISLAAWIGIYALFLIVKPLSRRAITARKAPLRITLAGWLTPALLGVVQMAGLYAIVAGALGFRIAHPLAMYGTMVLASITFAAIILALNVLLGSVGQFLGLVLMVVQLVTAGGTFPWQTLPGPLAALHHVLPMSFAVDALRQLMYGGDLGQAAQDAGVLALWLVAGLAVALAGAIRITSHRTLRDLRPSLIG; encoded by the coding sequence ATGAGACTCATCCCCCTGGTGCGCGCCGAGCTGACGCGCCTCACCGCCACCACCATGTCCAAGATCGCGCTCGTCGCGCTCGTGCTGGTGCCCGTGCTCTACGGCGGCCTGTACCTCTGGGCGAACCAGGATCCGTACAGCAGCCTCGACAAGGTCCCCGCCGCGCTCGTCGTCGCCGACCAGGGCGCGACGGTCGACGGCAAGCCGGTGGACTACGGCACCGACGTGGCGAAGGACGTGCTCGACGACGCCTCCTTCGACTGGCATGAGGTCTCCTCCGCCGAGGCGCGCACGGGCCTCGAGGACGGCACCTACGACTTCACGCTGACCATCCCGTCCGGCTTCTCGGCGGCGCTGTCATCCGCATCGGGCACGGATCCGCAGCAGGCCCGCGTGGTGATGGCCACCGACGACGCGAACAGCTACCTCGCCACCACGATCGCGCAGCAGGCGGGCGCGCGGATCACGAAGTCGGTCGCCTCGCGCGTCGGCACCGAGGCCGCGGGCAAGCTCCTGCTCGGCCTCGCGGACGTGCGCTCGAGCCTCGGCGACGCGGCCTCGGGCGCGCAGCAGCTCGTCGACGGGACCGCGTCCGCGCGCTCCGGCGCCGACGCGCTGGCCGACGGCAACGGGAAGCTCGCGACGGGCGCCGACACGCTCTCCTCCGGGCTCGGCCAGCTCCGCACGGGCACCGCGCAGCTGCCCGCGCAGACGCAGAAGCTCGCGACGGGTGCCGACCAGGTCGCGTCCGGTGCGGCGACGCTCTCCTCCGGTGCCGACGACCTCTCGGCCGGCGCCGCGGCGCTCACCCCGGGCGCGCAGCAGGTCGCGTCGGGCGCGCGACAGGTGGCCGACGGGAACGCGCAGATCGCCGCGCTCGGGTCCACCGCCTCGCAGGGCGCCGACGACCTCGCCTCGCGGATCCCCGCCATCCGCACGGCCATCGTCGACCGCATGACCGCCGCCGGCATCCCGCAGGACCAGATCGACCAGGACCTGAAGGACCTCGACGGGCTCGGCACGGGCATCACGCAGGCCGCCGCGAAGACCGACGGCCTCAGCGCGCAGCTCACGAAGCTCGCGGCCGGCAGCGAGCAGGTCGCCCAGGGCAGCGCCCAGGTCGCGGACGGCGCCGGCAAGCTGCAGACCGGATCCGCCGCGCTCGCGCAGGGCGCCGGCACGCTGGCGTCCGGCAGCCGCCAGGTCGCGGACGGCGCCGACGCGCTCGCGAAGGCCTCCCCCGCCCTCGCCGACGGCATCGCGAAGGCCGCCGACGGCAGCGCGACCCTCGCCACGGGCGCGCACTCCGCCGCCGACGGCGCCACCCAGCTCGCGACCGGCCTCGGCACGCTGCAGGACGGGACCACGAAGCTCCGCGACGGCCTCGACTCCGGGCTCGACCAGATCCCCGCCTCGACCGAGGCCCAGCGCGGCGCGCAGGCCGACACGATCGGCGACCCGGTCGCGCTGCGGCAGGACGCCGTCACGCAGGCGGGCGAGTACGGCGCCGGGCTCGCGCCGTTCTTCATCAGCCTCGCCGCGTGGATCGGGATCTACGCCCTGTTCCTCATCGTGAAGCCGCTGTCGCGCCGGGCGATCACGGCCCGCAAGGCGCCGCTGCGCATCACGCTCGCCGGCTGGCTCACGCCCGCGCTCCTCGGCGTCGTGCAGATGGCCGGCCTCTACGCGATCGTGGCCGGCGCGCTCGGCTTCCGCATCGCCCACCCGCTCGCGATGTACGGGACGATGGTGCTCGCCTCGATCACGTTCGCGGCCATCATCCTCGCGCTCAACGTGCTGCTCGGCAGCGTCGGCCAGTTCCTCGGGCTCGTGCTCATGGTCGTGCAGCTCGTCACCGCCGGCGGCACGTTCCCCTGGCAGACGCTGCCCGGGCCGCTCGCCGCCCTGCACCACGTGCTGCCGATGAGCTTCGCGGTGGATGCGCTCCGCCAGCTCATGTACGGCGGCGACCTCGGGCAGGCCGCTCAGGATGCGGGCGTGCTCGCGCTGTGGCTGGTCGCGGGGCTCGCGGTCGCGCTGGCCGGGGCGATCCGGATCACGTCGCACCGCACGCTGCGCGACCTCCGGCCGTCGCTGATCGGCTGA